Sequence from the uncultured Draconibacterium sp. genome:
TACCGCGGATGTTTCCAAAACGCGCTTCACCCTGGTCGTACTGCACATTAATTCCGGGGATACGTTTTAAGGCATCGCCAACATTTTGGTCGGGGAAACGGCCCACCTGGTCGGAAGAAATAATGTTGGTAATGTTCATGCTGTTTTTTTGCTGGTTTAAGGCTTTTGATTGCCCCTGCAATGCACCGTTTACCACCACTTCTTCGATATCGATACCGGCTTCCAGCTGAAAGTTTAGGGTACTGGTTTTTCCCACAGCAACAGTTACTGTTTTAAGCGCTTCTTTAAACCCGATATATGAAACCCTGACCTTATACTCGCCCGGGTCGAGCGCGACAATCCGATAAAATCCGTTTACATCGGTAACAGCTCCTTTCTGTAAGTTTTCAATTAAAATAGCCGCCCCCGGCAGAGGCAGGTTATCGGTATCAACAATTCGTCCGGCAATGGTTCCTTTATTCGCCGCATTTTCGTCTTCACCTTCTGCCAACGCATTAAACACGTTGACAAACAACAGAATAAATAGTAAGAGAGATAATTTTTTCATTTTGAATTTGGTTATTTAATAGGCTTCAAAATTCGCCATTAGCTCTCTGAAAGCGATTGCATAACCATTAAAAGGGGATTAATAAAAAGGTAGCGGAGTTAATAGAATTGCAATATTTGTTTAACAATAAGCACAAAAAAAGAGGAGACCTGCAAATCTCCTCTTTTCCTTATAGGTTTTACTATTTCTAGTTTCTTGTATTCGTAATAAAATCGCGTTCCGATTTTACCAGGTTAATCGAATGAAGCAACAGGTTTTCTAATTCGGTATGAATTTTAAAGTACAATTGCGAATTGCGCGTATTCACCAACTGTTGTTTTACACGTTTAAATTGTTGTTTTTCGTTATTCCGTAACAATTCAATTACCTGGTCTATTTCATTAATCAGTGCGTCAATACCTTCAAAGCGCTGTTCTTTAACCATTTTTGATATCTTTTTCAAGATAGCTGTTACACTGACAATTGTTGATGATAATTCTATCGACTGATCTTCCGTAAACGGTTTGTGGTTGTTTTCCACATGGGTTATCATTGGGCTCAGCATATAGTGTACAGCATGTGCCATTTCACGTTTATGCTCGATCATCTGCACGTAATAGTGTGTTGTTTCTGCCGAGTTATCCATTAACTTCTCTGCAATTTTAAACACCTTATCTTTATTCTTTTTAGCCTTTTTCGACAACACCTTACAGGCTTCTTCTGCTTTTCGTAATCCGGCTCTGTCTTCCTTTAAAAAGCTTTCCATTCCCAAATCCAGGATTTCGGCGGTATTACCCAGGCCTTTCAGAATTTGTTTGGCACTTTTTGCAATAATAACTTCTGTTTCATCCTCTTCTTCAATATTATCTTCTTCATCGGCTAATTTTGCCTGGGCACGTTTACGGAAAAGTATTTGAGTTCTGATTACCATAAATACAGCCACTGCAACAAATACGAAGATCATAAACTTACCGCTTAACGAGATAATTAAAGCGATCAATCCTGCCACTGAAAAAGCAATTAAAGCGGTTAAAAACCAGCCTCCAATTACGGCAAACACACCTGAAATACGATAAACTGCACTTTCGCGATCCCAGGCGCGATCGGACAACGAAGTACCCATTGCCACCATAAAGGTTACGTAGGTTGTAGAAAGCGGTAATTTTAACGAAGTACCCATTGCAATAAGAATACTGGCCACCACCAGGTTTACCGATGCACGAATTTTGTCGAATGCCGGTGCATCAGGGTCGTCGTTATAATAGGAATGCTTTTCAAAACGTGATTTTAGTGTATTGCTTACGGCCGGCGGCATATTCTTCTGTACTTTTTTATTGAAGTTCGTAAATCCGCGAACCATAACCCGGGCTGCAAACGACGATCCAAAACGCTCATCACCCGCGTCCTGCCGGCTAAGGTTAATCTCTGTTTCGGTAACAGCGCGTGCCTTTTTCGACATGATTAAAGTAATAACCATAACCAGCCCCGAAACAATAAGCATGTAAAGAGGAGTAGTGCTCTTCCCGGCAAGATTTGCCATCGAAAATTGGTCGGCAGGCATTCCCGAGGCCATCCAATCCTGGAACGATTTAAAACCGGCTACCGGTACACCAATAAAGTTTACAAGGTCGTTTCCGGCAAATGCCATGGCCAGCGCAAAAGTTCCAACCATTACAACAACCTTAAGAATTTTAATATTGAATATCCATTTCAGCAATTGAATAAATACTACCCAAAAACCTAAACTTACCAGCAACATAAATCCTACATTATGCTTGAAATATTCTTGCAAGGTCTCTCCCGATGCCAGTTCAACTCCGGCATACGACGACCCTTTCATTCCTTTAATAAAAATAAAGTAGGTTATTGCGGTAATAGCAAGCCCTCCGAATATGGATCCAAGATATTTCATTGGCCCGCGATAGCGAAATGAAAAGATAAAACGCGTTATGTACATGACCAACGCACCAACCGTAAAGGCGATAAAAACCGAGAGCAGTATACCCGTTATAATTGCCAGCGCTTTACTGGAGTTAATGTAATTCGACAATTCTGCTGCTACCGAAAGTCCCATCCCCTTTATTTTAACGGCGGCAACTGCCACTGCAGATCCAAGCAACTCAAAAACGATACTTACCGTAGTTGAGGTGGGCATACCAAAAGTGTTAAACAAATCGAGAAGAATTACATCGGTGATCATTACGGCCAGAAATATGACCATGATCTCGGCAAAATAAAACTGATCAGGATGAAAAATCCCCTTTCGGGCAACTTCCATCATTCCATTCGAGAAAGTGGCTCCAACCAGTACACCAATACTGGCCATTAGAAAGATTACCCACTTTGGGGCTGCTTTCGATCCAATTGCAGAATTTAAAAAGTTAACTGCATCGTTACTTACTCCAACAATTAAATCGGAAATTGCCAAAGCAAAAAGAACGACCACCAGAATTAAATAAAAATTTTCCATTTATTCGTTTTTAATTATGCTGTCAGATATTGATCGATTTAAACTTTAATCATTTTGTAATCGTCGGCAAAGGTGTTCCAAAAACAGAATATTAATGTTACAAATCGATTACATTTTGATTACATTTTCGCTTCTCCAATGCAATATATGAATAAACAATAATCGATTTCAAATTACGCATAATAAAAAAGCCGGAATAACTATTCCGGCTTTTAAAAATACTATGTATTGATTTTTAATTCTTTTGAACTGTATTTGTGATAAAATCGCGGTATGATTTTACAAGATTAACCGAATGTAGCAGCAAGTACTCCATTTCTGAAATCAATTTAAAGAACAACTGAGAATTACGTGTATTAACCATTTTGTTTTTAATACGTTTGATCTGGTTCTTTTCCATCTTGTAAATTTGTTCCAGAATCTTGTCGCGCTCCTCAATTATTCGATCGATGTCGTCAAAAGTCTTTCCTTCAATATCTTTCAATATCGATTTAAAGAACATATCAATATTAGCTGCAACATCTTTTAATTCAATATGCTGTTCTTCAATAAACGGTTTATGGTTGTTCTCTATGTGCTTAATCATTGGCTCGAGCATAAAATGCACAGCGTGTGCCATTTCGCGTTTATGCTCCATCATTTGTACATAGAAATGACTGGCATCAAATGGGCCTTCAGCTAATTTTGTAATTGTTGAATAAACCTTGTCGCGATTTCGTTTCGACCGTTTCGAGAATTTCTTAGACGTTATCTGTACCTTTTTCAAGCCGGCCCGGTCTTCTTCTAAGAAGTAATTAATACCATCTTTAACCACCTCGTCGCTCGATTTTACGGCTTTTATCATTTGTCTCGAACTCTTCTCAATGATCTCTTCCTGTGCGTCGGCATCTTCAATAACTTCATCTTCTTCCGCCT
This genomic interval carries:
- a CDS encoding inorganic phosphate transporter produces the protein MENFYLILVVVLFALAISDLIVGVSNDAVNFLNSAIGSKAAPKWVIFLMASIGVLVGATFSNGMMEVARKGIFHPDQFYFAEIMVIFLAVMITDVILLDLFNTFGMPTSTTVSIVFELLGSAVAVAAVKIKGMGLSVAAELSNYINSSKALAIITGILLSVFIAFTVGALVMYITRFIFSFRYRGPMKYLGSIFGGLAITAITYFIFIKGMKGSSYAGVELASGETLQEYFKHNVGFMLLVSLGFWVVFIQLLKWIFNIKILKVVVMVGTFALAMAFAGNDLVNFIGVPVAGFKSFQDWMASGMPADQFSMANLAGKSTTPLYMLIVSGLVMVITLIMSKKARAVTETEINLSRQDAGDERFGSSFAARVMVRGFTNFNKKVQKNMPPAVSNTLKSRFEKHSYYNDDPDAPAFDKIRASVNLVVASILIAMGTSLKLPLSTTYVTFMVAMGTSLSDRAWDRESAVYRISGVFAVIGGWFLTALIAFSVAGLIALIISLSGKFMIFVFVAVAVFMVIRTQILFRKRAQAKLADEEDNIEEEDETEVIIAKSAKQILKGLGNTAEILDLGMESFLKEDRAGLRKAEEACKVLSKKAKKNKDKVFKIAEKLMDNSAETTHYYVQMIEHKREMAHAVHYMLSPMITHVENNHKPFTEDQSIELSSTIVSVTAILKKISKMVKEQRFEGIDALINEIDQVIELLRNNEKQQFKRVKQQLVNTRNSQLYFKIHTELENLLLHSINLVKSERDFITNTRN